In a genomic window of Fervidobacterium thailandense:
- the csm2 gene encoding type III-A CRISPR-associated protein Csm2, with translation MVEMRDKIIEKDIEQVLNINNCDPHGSAMIEVAAKYASKTAKELTTTQIRKVFNEISKLDPSKSEYKYKLNMILVNFIYNSKRHGYPPEFTNFVTSLIKKTVQSGKDEVKRFKDFFEAYLAYHKYYGGK, from the coding sequence ATGGTGGAAATGCGGGATAAAATTATCGAAAAGGATATTGAACAGGTTCTCAATATAAATAATTGTGATCCACATGGTTCGGCAATGATTGAAGTTGCGGCGAAATATGCTTCAAAGACCGCGAAAGAATTAACCACAACTCAAATAAGAAAGGTATTTAACGAAATTTCCAAACTTGATCCGAGTAAGTCGGAATATAAATACAAATTAAACATGATTCTTGTTAACTTCATCTATAACTCAAAAAGGCACGGATATCCTCCTGAATTTACCAATTTTGTGACCAGTTTGATCAAGAAGACAGTTCAGTCCGGCAAGGACGAGGTAAAGCGTTTTAAGGATTTCTTCGAAGCTTACTTGGCTTACCACAAATATTATGGAGGAAAGTAA
- the csm3 gene encoding type III-A CRISPR-associated RAMP protein Csm3: MAVREIKLIGKYIVEARLEALTGLHIGTSKDTMKIGDVDNPVIRDANGIPYIPGSSLKGKMRALMEFFHGKLKPDGMVYAKYPDIRLHMCDEKDCPVCGLFGRNHGNHNVVLKNERKEFKNISPTRLIVRDAKLVLDSITEEMRENMGEDYTEIKFENNLDRITSEANPRQTERVPAGAKFNVSMVVNRYAVAYDDDPSAVDDGIKYLKELLIAMQLLEDDYLGGQGSRGYGKVKFEEIKITYKDIGAYEGKKDPVMKNYSSVEDAIKRVEEDFKTV; encoded by the coding sequence ATGGCAGTCAGGGAAATCAAACTGATTGGTAAGTATATAGTCGAGGCAAGGCTTGAGGCTTTGACCGGTTTGCATATAGGTACTTCTAAAGATACTATGAAAATAGGCGATGTTGATAATCCCGTGATCAGAGACGCTAATGGTATACCATATATTCCTGGCTCCTCGCTCAAGGGAAAAATGCGAGCACTCATGGAGTTTTTCCACGGTAAGCTAAAACCCGATGGAATGGTTTATGCTAAGTATCCGGATATCCGTTTGCATATGTGCGACGAAAAGGATTGTCCAGTCTGTGGTCTCTTCGGTAGAAACCATGGCAACCATAATGTCGTTTTGAAAAATGAGCGGAAAGAATTTAAGAACATTAGTCCGACAAGATTAATAGTGAGAGACGCAAAGCTCGTACTGGATAGCATTACGGAGGAAATGCGTGAAAATATGGGAGAAGATTACACAGAAATCAAATTTGAAAACAACTTGGACAGAATAACCTCAGAAGCCAACCCCAGGCAAACTGAAAGAGTTCCGGCTGGAGCAAAGTTTAACGTGAGTATGGTTGTAAACCGTTATGCTGTAGCTTACGATGATGATCCGTCAGCAGTAGACGATGGCATTAAATACTTGAAAGAGTTACTGATTGCTATGCAGCTACTTGAAGATGATTATCTTGGTGGGCAGGGTTCAAGAGGTTACGGTAAGGTAAAGTTCGAAGAAATCAAAATCACTTACAAAGATATTGGTGCGTACGAAGGGAAAAAGGATCCTGTGATGAAGAATTATAGCAGTGTTGAAGATGCAATCAAGCGCGTAGAAGAAGATTTTAAAACTGTTTGA
- the csm4 gene encoding type III-A CRISPR-associated RAMP protein Csm4 — MLRYKVKLKFFSPLYVGTRNQELNAPDIIIHSDTIFSAIVNMYSLIYGLKETQEFINAIKENDVFNCSSAFPFVGDKFFLPKPIGFKFGFTEPKKEKKIKFVDIDIVTKKRQASLKEVEDDEKIDKEKLVLFERPRVSLDRISLASNIYYAGGVKMHEEVGYWFFMDLSPEFEERVKTTIKVLGDEGIGGERTYGYGQFVPEFIEDNQQYSGNSFVLLSVFKPAESEIESLETKRYKIIKRGGYVYSPYSEILTNLRHPIYNVFAEGSVFEKPVKGELTLSFSSSVHPVYRNYRAYLLPCDV; from the coding sequence ATGCTAAGGTACAAGGTAAAGCTTAAGTTTTTCTCACCATTGTATGTGGGAACGCGGAACCAGGAACTGAATGCACCAGATATTATTATTCACTCCGACACGATTTTCTCGGCAATAGTGAACATGTATTCTTTGATTTACGGACTAAAAGAAACTCAAGAATTTATCAATGCTATTAAGGAGAACGACGTTTTCAACTGTTCGTCCGCTTTTCCCTTCGTTGGGGACAAATTCTTCCTGCCAAAGCCGATAGGATTCAAATTTGGATTCACCGAGCCTAAGAAGGAGAAAAAGATAAAATTTGTTGATATAGACATTGTTACAAAGAAACGACAGGCTTCACTGAAAGAAGTTGAAGATGATGAGAAGATAGATAAGGAAAAACTGGTTCTTTTTGAAAGACCACGAGTAAGTCTTGATAGAATTAGCTTGGCTTCCAACATATATTACGCTGGTGGCGTGAAAATGCATGAGGAAGTTGGATACTGGTTTTTCATGGATTTGAGTCCGGAGTTTGAAGAACGAGTGAAAACAACTATCAAAGTGCTTGGTGATGAGGGAATCGGAGGAGAACGGACTTACGGTTACGGGCAGTTCGTCCCCGAGTTTATAGAAGACAACCAGCAATACAGTGGCAATAGTTTCGTGCTCCTTTCCGTTTTCAAACCAGCGGAGAGTGAAATCGAGTCTCTCGAAACCAAAAGGTACAAAATTATCAAACGCGGAGGATACGTGTACAGCCCTTATTCCGAGATACTGACGAACTTGAGGCATCCAATATACAACGTCTTTGCTGAAGGAAGTGTTTTTGAAAAGCCTGTGAAAGGTGAGTTAACACTATCTTTCAGCAGCTCTGTGCATCCTGTTTACAGGAATTACCGAGCTTACTTATTACCGTGCGACGTTTGA
- the csm5 gene encoding type III-A CRISPR-associated RAMP protein Csm5, which translates to MANTVKSFWKTYRYEIEIITPVHIGSGNKIKAFEFGYDKERLYVLNVEKIAEEFPELTDEIVQVLMEPDGSNNSNNLFALLKRKGVSNFQKFSKYAIKAYNFRNYNGLREFFEYIKTAGRPYIPGSSIKGCFMKELATFPAMQSRAIGILQSLSKIQDPKERSKKFEQESKRLLVDTFGDPRHSFGKLLRISDSTYLEVEALQLANVKILGINGSKNGPRQIAWFFGKRQGESIYKNEPDQTNGVFCEVLPQGLRLQGYASVLHIEPTNSETQQYPWMRKENHLNNLVSGNSVLLDILNFIRSNVSNYLQTEKGIFKSITPNQSPTNRMILYNYLQFLEKIDKLQQNLKPNEVLVRLGAHTGFITKSILGYPSQNLIPVLKNFLKGTVHVNEFPKTRKLILKDRNDVEQLGWVKITFYEEKDVLNVSWH; encoded by the coding sequence ATGGCTAACACTGTGAAAAGTTTTTGGAAGACTTATCGCTACGAAATTGAAATAATAACACCGGTTCACATCGGAAGCGGGAATAAGATTAAAGCGTTTGAGTTCGGGTACGATAAAGAAAGACTTTACGTGCTCAACGTCGAAAAGATTGCTGAAGAGTTTCCTGAACTTACAGATGAGATTGTTCAAGTTCTTATGGAACCTGACGGTTCTAACAATTCGAACAATCTTTTCGCACTATTAAAGCGGAAGGGAGTTTCCAACTTCCAAAAATTTTCGAAGTACGCTATTAAAGCTTATAACTTCAGAAACTACAATGGTTTGAGAGAGTTCTTCGAGTACATCAAGACAGCGGGACGTCCTTACATTCCAGGAAGTTCGATTAAAGGGTGCTTTATGAAAGAACTCGCTACCTTTCCCGCTATGCAATCGCGAGCGATAGGTATTCTACAGAGTTTGTCGAAGATACAAGATCCGAAAGAACGCTCAAAAAAATTTGAGCAGGAATCTAAACGATTGTTAGTTGACACATTTGGCGATCCAAGACATAGTTTCGGAAAATTGCTAAGGATCAGTGATTCTACTTATTTGGAAGTGGAGGCTTTGCAACTTGCAAATGTGAAGATTCTTGGCATTAACGGTTCAAAAAACGGACCACGACAAATTGCTTGGTTCTTTGGAAAGCGTCAAGGTGAAAGCATATACAAAAACGAACCGGATCAAACCAATGGTGTGTTTTGCGAAGTTCTTCCACAAGGTTTAAGGTTACAAGGCTACGCAAGTGTATTACATATAGAACCGACAAATTCGGAAACTCAGCAGTACCCTTGGATGAGAAAGGAGAACCACTTGAATAATTTGGTCAGTGGTAACTCAGTGTTACTTGACATCCTGAATTTCATCAGGAGCAATGTTTCAAACTATCTTCAAACGGAGAAGGGTATTTTTAAATCAATTACCCCGAATCAAAGCCCGACTAACAGAATGATACTGTACAATTACTTACAATTCTTAGAAAAAATCGATAAGCTGCAACAAAACCTGAAGCCAAACGAAGTGTTAGTTCGCTTGGGGGCCCACACTGGTTTCATAACCAAGAGCATACTCGGATATCCAAGCCAGAATTTGATACCGGTGCTGAAAAATTTCTTGAAAGGAACTGTCCACGTGAATGAATTCCCCAAAACACGGAAACTGATTTTGAAAGATCGCAACGACGTTGAACAACTTGGATGGGTAAAAATCACGTTTTACGAAGAAAAAGATGTTCTAAACGTCTCTTGGCATTAA
- a CDS encoding FAD-dependent oxidoreductase, translating to MKVIVVGCTHAGTAFVTTAKKLYGDAVDITIYEKNDTISFLSCGIALHVGGIVKDPMKLFYSSPEHLFSLGATPKMRHEVLEVNPREKYVVVRNMETGETFRDHYDKLVVTTGSWPIIPNIPGVSLDGVKLSKNFYHAKEIVEASKNAQDVVIVGAGYIGVELAEAFRHNGKNVVLIDLADRILSRYLDKELSDLVEKELTENGIKLALNEKVVEFLGENGKLTHVVTDKNKYRADMAILAVGFRPNTDIFKGLLKTLDNGAIIVDKYLHTSEPDIFAAGDCAAVWFTPTESYEYIPLATNAVRMGTIVAYNLFENKVEYKGTQGTSGVKIFSYNIAATGLTHSWAQEKKLDIESVFIVENNRPEFMNTYEPVYVKLIFERTTGRVLGGQVMSKADVVESANTLSLAVANKMTVLDLAFSDFFFQPHFNKPWNFLNTAALRAVEKIHNMK from the coding sequence ATGAAGGTTATCGTTGTAGGATGTACCCATGCCGGGACAGCGTTCGTGACGACTGCGAAGAAGTTGTATGGGGATGCTGTAGATATAACAATCTATGAGAAAAACGACACAATCTCATTCCTCTCGTGTGGAATTGCCCTCCATGTTGGTGGTATCGTCAAAGACCCTATGAAATTGTTCTACTCGTCACCGGAGCACCTGTTCAGTCTCGGTGCAACACCAAAGATGAGGCATGAAGTCTTGGAGGTCAATCCCCGGGAAAAGTACGTGGTTGTCAGAAATATGGAAACGGGTGAGACCTTTAGGGACCATTACGACAAGTTAGTTGTGACAACCGGTTCATGGCCCATAATTCCGAACATTCCGGGTGTGAGCCTCGATGGTGTAAAGCTTTCAAAGAACTTCTACCATGCGAAGGAAATAGTGGAAGCTTCTAAAAACGCTCAAGATGTTGTAATCGTTGGAGCAGGATACATCGGTGTTGAACTTGCGGAAGCGTTTAGACACAATGGTAAAAATGTTGTTCTGATAGACTTGGCTGATAGGATACTTTCGAGGTATCTTGACAAGGAGCTTTCGGACCTTGTTGAAAAAGAATTGACCGAAAACGGTATTAAGTTGGCACTCAATGAAAAGGTCGTAGAGTTTCTCGGTGAAAATGGCAAGCTAACACACGTTGTAACCGACAAAAACAAGTACAGGGCAGACATGGCCATCCTTGCTGTTGGATTCAGACCGAATACGGATATATTTAAAGGTTTACTGAAAACTCTTGATAACGGTGCAATAATCGTTGACAAATACTTGCACACATCAGAACCGGACATATTCGCGGCTGGGGATTGCGCGGCTGTTTGGTTCACACCAACAGAAAGTTACGAATACATCCCACTTGCAACTAATGCCGTTCGAATGGGAACGATCGTCGCGTACAATCTCTTCGAAAATAAGGTTGAATACAAAGGTACGCAAGGAACCTCCGGAGTAAAGATCTTCTCATACAACATCGCCGCAACTGGTTTAACACATTCCTGGGCTCAAGAAAAGAAGCTCGACATCGAAAGCGTCTTTATCGTGGAAAACAACAGGCCTGAATTCATGAACACTTACGAACCGGTTTACGTGAAACTTATCTTCGAAAGAACAACTGGCCGAGTTCTCGGAGGACAAGTAATGTCGAAAGCCGATGTTGTGGAAAGTGCTAACACGTTATCACTGGCTGTTGCAAACAAAATGACCGTACTGGACCTGGCATTTTCGGACTTCTTCTTCCAGCCACACTTCAACAAACCGTGGAACTTCTTAAACACCGCTGCTTTGAGGGCGGTTGAGAAGATTCATAATATGAAATAA